One genomic segment of Desulforamulus reducens MI-1 includes these proteins:
- a CDS encoding NADP-dependent isocitrate dehydrogenase codes for MADKIQMKVPLVEMDGDEMTRVIWQQIKDILLLPYIDLQTVYYDLGLKKRDESEDKITVEAAEATKKYGVAVKCATITPNAQRVEEYNLKQMWKSPNGTIRAILDGTVFRAPIIVKNVKPFVRTWEKPITIARHAYGDVYKDVELKVKTKGKAELVFTGEDGQAMKEVIHNFAGPGILLGMHNLDRSIESFARACFNYALDQKQDLWFSTKDTISKKYDHTFKDIFQEVYDREYKEKFTAAGIEYFYTLIDDAVARVIRSSGGFIWACKNYDGDVMSDMVATAFGSLAMMTSVLVSPEGHYEYEAAHGTVTRHYYQHLKGEETSTNPVATLFAWTGALRKRGELDQLDALVEFTNKLEKASIETIEQGIMTKDLALLVEGDKRVVNTRQFLEEINIRLMKSL; via the coding sequence ATGGCGGACAAAATTCAAATGAAGGTTCCTTTGGTGGAGATGGATGGCGATGAGATGACCAGAGTGATATGGCAGCAGATTAAGGATATTCTCTTACTGCCTTACATAGATTTACAAACTGTGTATTATGACTTGGGTCTCAAAAAACGGGATGAGTCAGAGGATAAGATCACTGTGGAAGCTGCCGAGGCCACTAAAAAATATGGTGTTGCAGTGAAGTGTGCCACCATCACCCCCAATGCCCAACGGGTAGAGGAATACAACTTAAAACAAATGTGGAAAAGCCCGAACGGCACCATAAGAGCCATTTTAGATGGAACGGTTTTTCGGGCACCAATTATTGTAAAGAATGTTAAACCCTTTGTCAGAACATGGGAAAAACCCATTACCATTGCCAGACATGCCTACGGCGACGTCTATAAAGATGTGGAATTAAAAGTTAAGACCAAAGGAAAAGCGGAATTAGTTTTTACCGGGGAAGATGGTCAGGCAATGAAGGAAGTAATCCATAATTTTGCTGGCCCAGGTATCCTGTTGGGTATGCACAACTTGGACCGCTCCATTGAGAGTTTTGCCAGAGCATGCTTTAATTACGCCCTGGATCAAAAACAAGACCTATGGTTTTCTACTAAAGACACAATTTCTAAAAAATATGACCATACCTTTAAAGATATTTTCCAAGAGGTATATGACCGGGAATACAAAGAAAAGTTTACCGCTGCGGGGATTGAGTATTTTTACACCTTGATTGATGATGCTGTGGCCAGAGTAATCCGCAGCTCAGGTGGTTTTATCTGGGCCTGTAAAAACTACGATGGGGATGTAATGTCAGATATGGTAGCCACTGCTTTTGGTAGTTTAGCCATGATGACATCGGTTTTAGTTTCACCCGAAGGACATTATGAATATGAAGCGGCCCATGGAACAGTAACAAGACATTATTATCAACATCTCAAGGGAGAGGAAACCTCAACCAACCCGGTGGCAACTTTATTTGCCTGGACAGGTGCTTTAAGAAAAAGGGGTGAGCTGGACCAGCTTGATGCCTTGGTGGAATTCACCAATAAACTGGAAAAAGCGTCCATAGAGACAATTGAGCAAGGAATCATGACCAAGGACCTGGCCCTTCTTGTCGAAGGAGACAAAAGGGTAGTCAATACCAGGCAGTTTCTTGAGGAAATTAATATACGCTTAATGAAAAGCTTATAG